From one Nocardioides yefusunii genomic stretch:
- a CDS encoding alpha/beta hydrolase — protein sequence MSTASTFGATSRPPKTPRPWPVPRVPGPTSAEVVARWASAEVTPWIDHWSASEADLAPGAPVASTESRMRCTFVVESPGAEQVLLWANRLSDETDLSTTLMDRVPGTGLWAAAFVMPTDWRASYCFLPRAGGETAPWLGTGDQVQLRAALDRGARDLRNPTTCRNRAGVLQSVVEGPEAPRLWPDVSGEQTPPGWRRRSVSVAGRGVAVVEPVDALPATPVLVVLDGEVWDQLHHLPAVVADFVGRGRVCAQRIVLVPSGGRVERWSSLAGDPQAHLAWLADVVAEVAPEVPGLLGPAGVTLLGQSLGGVTALRGVLERGDVFGWALSQSASTWLPGVADVAPQGRVAGGVHLAHGAQEWVLAPGHADLVPRLRAADVLVETSVHQGGHDYAWWRHAVVEALLWQEDVRSTA from the coding sequence ATGAGTACTGCGTCCACGTTCGGTGCGACGTCCCGCCCGCCCAAGACCCCACGCCCGTGGCCGGTGCCGCGCGTGCCCGGCCCGACGTCGGCCGAGGTGGTGGCTCGCTGGGCGTCGGCCGAGGTCACGCCGTGGATCGATCACTGGTCCGCGAGTGAGGCTGATCTGGCTCCGGGTGCACCGGTGGCGTCGACGGAGAGTCGGATGCGCTGCACCTTCGTGGTGGAGTCGCCCGGTGCGGAGCAGGTCCTGCTGTGGGCCAACCGGCTCTCTGACGAGACGGACCTGTCGACCACCCTGATGGATCGGGTGCCCGGGACCGGGCTGTGGGCGGCGGCCTTCGTGATGCCGACTGACTGGCGTGCCTCCTACTGCTTCCTGCCCCGCGCCGGCGGTGAAACTGCGCCGTGGCTCGGGACGGGGGATCAGGTGCAGTTGCGCGCAGCCCTGGACCGTGGTGCTCGCGACCTGCGCAATCCGACCACCTGCCGCAACCGCGCCGGTGTGCTGCAGTCCGTCGTCGAGGGACCGGAAGCGCCACGGTTGTGGCCCGACGTGTCCGGTGAGCAGACGCCACCCGGTTGGCGACGACGCAGCGTGAGCGTGGCGGGCCGGGGCGTCGCGGTGGTCGAACCCGTCGACGCGCTTCCGGCGACGCCCGTCCTGGTGGTGCTCGACGGTGAGGTCTGGGACCAGTTGCACCACCTGCCTGCCGTCGTGGCTGATTTCGTCGGGCGTGGACGGGTGTGCGCGCAGCGAATCGTGCTGGTTCCCTCGGGGGGACGTGTGGAACGGTGGAGTTCGCTGGCCGGTGACCCACAGGCCCATCTGGCGTGGCTCGCCGACGTGGTCGCCGAGGTGGCGCCGGAGGTGCCCGGACTGCTCGGTCCCGCAGGGGTCACGCTGCTGGGCCAGAGCCTCGGTGGCGTGACGGCTCTACGGGGTGTCCTGGAACGGGGCGACGTCTTCGGGTGGGCGTTGAGCCAGTCCGCATCGACGTGGTTGCCCGGTGTCGCCGACGTGGCGCCGCAGGGGCGCGTCGCCGGGGGAGTGCACCTGGCACACGGCGCCCAGGAGTGGGTGCTCGCGCCGGGCCATGCCGATCTGGTGCCGCGCCTGCGCGCGGCCGACGTGCTGGTCGAGACGTCCGTCCACCAGGGCGGGCACGACTACGCCTGGTGGCGACACGCGGTCGTCGAGGCGCTGCTGTGGCAGGAGGACGTGCGGAGCACGGCGTGA
- a CDS encoding sortase has translation MSVLAADVAPRTVVHHGAVLDLPPVQGERLRPRLQAAHVLVTVAVLAAWTLLHLLVLSGVEQGRAQVGLYDQLRSDLAEGTVPVGAGAQPGDPLALLSVPAIGLDRVVAVEGARPAQLQDGPGHVPGSVLPGQQGVSVLAGRSLTHGAPFADLTSLRTGHLVEVTTQQGDFIYTVTGLRREGDPVPGKLAEGAGRLVLVTAGREGSSGLASLRAGEILYVDAELAEGAVAPGPVSTTDPAARWMDAGVSTTDATQVVLALQVLALVLAGTFWCRRRFGTGATAVVALPCLVAAAWLTSSLAARLLPGLV, from the coding sequence ATGAGCGTCCTCGCCGCCGACGTGGCCCCGCGCACGGTCGTGCACCACGGGGCGGTCCTCGACCTGCCTCCCGTCCAGGGGGAACGTCTGCGCCCCCGGTTGCAGGCGGCCCACGTCTTGGTGACGGTGGCCGTCCTGGCCGCGTGGACGCTGCTGCACCTGCTGGTGCTCAGCGGCGTCGAGCAGGGGCGCGCCCAGGTGGGTCTCTACGACCAACTGCGTTCCGACCTCGCCGAGGGCACGGTTCCGGTGGGAGCTGGCGCCCAGCCGGGTGACCCGCTGGCACTGCTGAGCGTTCCGGCGATCGGGCTCGACCGCGTCGTCGCGGTCGAAGGCGCTCGTCCTGCTCAGTTGCAGGACGGCCCCGGCCACGTGCCGGGGTCCGTGCTTCCGGGTCAGCAGGGCGTCAGCGTCCTGGCCGGTCGTTCCCTGACCCACGGCGCTCCGTTCGCCGACCTGACCTCGCTGCGCACGGGCCACCTGGTGGAGGTGACCACCCAGCAGGGTGACTTCATCTACACCGTCACCGGGCTGCGTCGTGAGGGCGACCCCGTGCCCGGCAAGCTCGCCGAGGGTGCCGGGCGCCTGGTGTTGGTCACCGCGGGACGCGAGGGCTCCTCAGGACTCGCGAGCCTGCGGGCCGGCGAGATCCTCTACGTCGACGCCGAACTCGCCGAGGGCGCTGTCGCCCCCGGCCCGGTGTCGACGACCGACCCGGCGGCCCGCTGGATGGATGCGGGAGTCTCCACCACCGATGCCACCCAGGTGGTCCTGGCACTTCAGGTCCTGGCGCTGGTGCTCGCGGGCACTTTCTGGTGTCGGCGCCGCTTCGGGACCGGTGCGACTGCCGTGGTCGCGCTGCCCTGTCTGGTGGCGGCCGCCTGGCTCACCTCGTCCTTGGCTGCCCGGCTGCTGCCGGGCCTGGTCTGA
- a CDS encoding FecCD family ABC transporter permease: MACAALLLVLACAASLVVGSNPIAPARVGEVLLSPDGTQASVVVNELRLPRTAVAVAVGAALALAGAVMQALTRNPLADPGILGINAGASLAVVLGVVLGFGSGLGSTVWFAFAGASVAGAGVHVLAGGSGQQRAGSGSPARLALAGVTVSAALAAVTEALVLSDQQAFNEFRFWVAGSVEGRGWDVLIAVGPFLLVGGVVALALGPSLNALSMGEETGKALGVRPGRVRALSLLAVTLLAGGATAAAGPIGFVGLAAPMLARALVGHDHRRVAVLSLLLGPVWVLVADCLARVVIAPEETQVGVVAALIGAPVFVAVVRRGRVASL; this comes from the coding sequence GTGGCGTGTGCGGCGTTGCTGCTCGTCCTGGCCTGTGCCGCCTCGCTCGTCGTCGGGAGCAATCCGATCGCGCCGGCACGGGTGGGGGAGGTGCTGCTGAGCCCGGACGGGACGCAGGCGTCGGTGGTCGTGAACGAACTGCGGCTGCCGCGAACGGCGGTCGCGGTCGCGGTCGGTGCGGCGCTGGCACTGGCAGGTGCCGTGATGCAGGCCCTGACCCGGAATCCTCTGGCCGATCCGGGGATCCTCGGGATCAACGCCGGAGCATCGCTGGCCGTGGTGCTCGGCGTGGTCCTGGGATTCGGCAGCGGACTGGGGTCGACGGTCTGGTTCGCCTTTGCGGGGGCTTCCGTGGCCGGAGCCGGGGTGCACGTGCTGGCCGGCGGCTCGGGTCAGCAGCGTGCTGGAAGCGGATCGCCGGCTCGCCTGGCGCTGGCGGGAGTCACCGTGAGTGCCGCTCTGGCTGCCGTCACCGAGGCGCTCGTGCTCAGTGACCAGCAGGCCTTCAACGAGTTCCGGTTCTGGGTCGCGGGTTCGGTCGAGGGGCGGGGCTGGGACGTGCTCATCGCGGTGGGACCGTTCCTGCTCGTCGGTGGCGTCGTCGCCCTCGCGCTGGGGCCGTCCCTGAACGCGCTCAGCATGGGGGAGGAGACCGGGAAGGCACTCGGCGTCCGGCCCGGCCGGGTCCGAGCCCTGTCGCTGCTCGCCGTGACGCTGCTGGCCGGAGGTGCCACGGCTGCGGCCGGCCCGATCGGGTTCGTGGGTCTGGCGGCCCCGATGCTCGCTCGTGCCCTGGTGGGCCACGACCACCGTCGGGTGGCCGTCCTTTCGCTGCTGCTGGGGCCGGTGTGGGTGCTGGTCGCGGACTGTCTGGCCCGGGTGGTGATCGCCCCGGAGGAGACCCAGGTCGGTGTCGTGGCAGCGCTGATCGGTGCGCCGGTCTTCGTGGCCGTGGTCCGTCGTGGACGGGTGGCGTCGCTGTGA
- the pstA gene encoding phosphate ABC transporter permease PstA: MSTTLPPSRPETVTALTAVATPQREVLRRTDGRTSEDRFALLGSLAASLALTWLLGTKIFAVSGGVAFTGLWYLVLLTVYAAVSALTQPRHVVKDRLASTAVVGAPLLVGLALLSTVVVTVMHGLPALTHLNFYTHDMAGVRPDDPFTRGGILHALVGTLIEVGIAVAIAMPLGVAAAVYICEVGGRGARLVRMVVEAMTALPSIVAGLFVYTVCLVHLGMPASGLSAALALAVMALPIMARASCVIFSVVPGGLREASYALGATRWQTVRKVVLPTARAGLATALILGMARAIGETAPVLLTSGASTYFNANPLDEPMNSLPLYIYAAVTSGSPQMEQRAYAAAAVLLVVVLLMFVIARLVAGGRKSR; this comes from the coding sequence GTGAGCACCACCCTGCCTCCGAGCCGCCCCGAGACCGTCACCGCGCTCACCGCTGTGGCCACGCCGCAACGCGAGGTCCTGCGCCGCACCGACGGCCGCACCTCCGAGGACCGGTTCGCACTCCTGGGCTCGCTGGCCGCGAGCCTGGCGCTGACCTGGCTCCTGGGCACCAAGATCTTCGCCGTCTCGGGCGGCGTCGCGTTCACCGGCCTCTGGTACCTGGTCCTGCTGACCGTCTACGCGGCGGTGAGTGCACTCACCCAGCCCCGGCACGTGGTCAAGGACCGCCTGGCCTCCACCGCAGTGGTCGGCGCCCCGCTCCTGGTCGGGCTCGCCCTGCTCAGCACCGTCGTCGTCACCGTCATGCACGGTCTGCCGGCGCTGACCCACCTCAACTTCTACACCCACGACATGGCCGGCGTGCGCCCAGACGATCCGTTCACCAGGGGCGGGATCCTGCACGCCCTGGTGGGCACGCTGATCGAGGTCGGGATCGCGGTCGCCATCGCGATGCCGCTGGGCGTCGCCGCCGCCGTCTACATCTGCGAGGTCGGGGGACGAGGCGCACGCCTGGTCCGGATGGTCGTCGAGGCAATGACCGCACTCCCCTCGATCGTCGCCGGCCTCTTCGTCTACACCGTCTGCCTGGTCCACCTCGGCATGCCGGCCAGCGGACTCTCCGCCGCGCTCGCGCTGGCGGTGATGGCACTACCGATCATGGCCCGCGCCAGCTGCGTCATCTTCAGCGTCGTTCCCGGCGGGCTGCGCGAGGCGTCCTACGCGCTCGGCGCGACCCGCTGGCAGACGGTGCGCAAGGTGGTTCTGCCGACCGCCCGCGCCGGTCTCGCCACCGCCCTGATCCTCGGCATGGCCCGGGCCATCGGCGAGACCGCTCCGGTGCTGCTCACCTCTGGCGCATCCACCTACTTCAACGCCAACCCGCTCGACGAACCGATGAACTCACTGCCGCTCTACATCTACGCCGCCGTCACCTCCGGCAGCCCACAGATGGAGCAGCGCGCCTACGCCGCTGCCGCGGTCCTCCTCGTCGTCGTGCTGCTGATGTTCGTGATCGCCCGGCTCGTGGCCGGCGGAAGGAAGTCCCGATGA
- the pstC gene encoding phosphate ABC transporter permease subunit PstC: MTAPQTKRTTLPERPQGEVDVPRTLTVRNTVEDQLFVAGFRSVGLLVLLIVSAIGVFLGSQSVPTLQHYGLDFFTEFRWLPSQDIIGIAAVVVGTIQVALVALLIAVPLSVLTALFITDWAPARWRTSLVRLVDLMAAVPGIVFGLWVLFTVQPHATVVAHWLSKHFGWFPLFHVRTDVDFPIWNQAPGYPSYAGSAFIAAIAVAMMIFPMATSVMREVFSEAPAGEKEAALALGATRWSMVRTVVLPFGRSGIVGGTMLALGRALGETISVVLVISQAFEIKPYVLESGTATISSLIASSFKEATPAQLSALLTAGFVLFCMTLLVNSLAAVIVSRSRGSEVTEL; this comes from the coding sequence GTGACCGCCCCGCAGACGAAGCGCACCACGCTCCCCGAGCGTCCCCAGGGCGAGGTGGACGTACCGCGCACGCTGACGGTGCGCAACACCGTCGAAGACCAACTCTTCGTCGCCGGATTCCGGTCCGTCGGCCTTCTGGTGCTCCTGATCGTGTCCGCGATCGGCGTCTTCCTCGGCTCCCAGTCCGTCCCGACACTGCAGCACTACGGTCTCGACTTCTTCACCGAGTTCCGCTGGCTCCCCAGCCAGGACATCATCGGCATCGCAGCCGTCGTCGTGGGCACGATCCAGGTTGCTCTCGTCGCCCTGCTCATCGCCGTCCCGCTCTCGGTGCTCACCGCACTGTTCATCACCGACTGGGCGCCCGCGCGCTGGCGCACGAGCCTGGTCCGCCTCGTCGACCTGATGGCAGCCGTCCCCGGCATCGTCTTCGGCCTCTGGGTCCTCTTCACCGTGCAGCCGCACGCAACCGTCGTGGCGCACTGGCTGAGCAAGCACTTCGGCTGGTTCCCGCTCTTCCACGTCCGCACCGACGTCGACTTCCCGATCTGGAACCAGGCGCCGGGGTACCCCTCCTACGCCGGAAGCGCGTTCATCGCCGCGATCGCCGTCGCCATGATGATCTTCCCGATGGCCACCTCGGTGATGCGCGAGGTCTTCTCCGAGGCCCCCGCCGGCGAGAAGGAGGCCGCGCTCGCCCTCGGTGCCACCCGCTGGTCGATGGTGCGCACCGTCGTCCTGCCCTTCGGACGCAGCGGCATCGTCGGCGGCACCATGCTGGCCCTGGGCCGCGCGCTGGGCGAGACCATCTCGGTGGTCCTGGTGATCTCCCAGGCCTTCGAGATCAAGCCCTACGTGCTGGAGTCCGGCACCGCGACGATCTCCTCGCTGATCGCCTCCAGCTTCAAGGAGGCCACGCCGGCCCAGTTGTCCGCGCTGCTCACCGCCGGCTTCGTGCTCTTCTGCATGACCCTGCTGGTGAACAGCCTCGCCGCGGTGATCGTCTCCCGCTCGCGTGGCAGTGAGGTGACCGAACTGTGA
- a CDS encoding substrate-binding domain-containing protein, with translation MKSRRPIGVRLRANALALWRATAVAMSLVLFVHSSPSWATNYALIQGSGSSWAANAVNQWVAGVDAKGLRVVYTANGAAQGRKDYANKSTDFGVTDSPYRGKDPSTGAIDSPLGRSFAYLPIVAGGTSFPYQVRVGGEMIRDLRLSGDTIAKIFTNQITNWNDPAVTRDNNGRQLPSIPIIPVVRADGAGITNQFSTWMVAEHPEAWKECNGGRLAATDYFPLNCGATRGPQKAQSGSDGVMNYVKSAGSNGSIAMEEYSYPLQANFPVAKVLNKSGYYTLPTQYNVAVALTSAQINENPDDPDYLTQKLDRVYVNPDKRTYPLSSYVYAIIPTAENDPRMTTAKRQTVVDFLKHSICEGQSEIGPIGYSPLPVNLVQASFKQVNKLKQADDDVEFDSSIISNVKNCHNPTFVPGQPKKNYLAQIAPMPADCDKVGQGPCAPGVGATNSNPRDGKVPDATPKGGSGGKNGSPTTPGAGSPTAPGAPGIGGAGGTGTDEGTTGTGTGADGAALPGDVPAGDSPDAGVDDLGLGTTQGSTGNGQAAPVVATTLTAGEAATASPQLKGLLVALLLGCVLAPVVVSRTSARGRAGSGGGAR, from the coding sequence ATGAAGTCCCGACGTCCGATCGGTGTCCGGCTGCGTGCCAACGCTCTGGCCCTGTGGCGCGCCACCGCCGTGGCCATGTCGCTGGTCCTCTTCGTCCACTCCAGCCCGTCGTGGGCCACCAACTACGCGTTGATCCAGGGCTCCGGCTCGTCGTGGGCGGCCAACGCCGTCAACCAGTGGGTCGCCGGCGTCGACGCCAAGGGACTGCGCGTCGTCTACACCGCGAACGGTGCGGCCCAGGGCCGCAAGGACTACGCCAACAAGTCCACCGACTTCGGCGTCACCGACTCCCCCTACCGCGGCAAGGACCCCTCGACCGGAGCCATCGACTCCCCGTTGGGTCGTTCGTTCGCCTACCTGCCGATCGTGGCCGGCGGCACCTCGTTCCCCTACCAGGTCCGGGTGGGCGGGGAGATGATCCGCGACCTACGCCTCTCGGGCGACACCATCGCGAAGATCTTCACCAACCAGATCACCAACTGGAACGACCCGGCCGTGACCCGTGACAACAACGGACGCCAGCTGCCCTCGATCCCGATCATCCCGGTCGTGCGCGCCGACGGCGCCGGCATCACCAACCAGTTCTCCACCTGGATGGTCGCCGAGCACCCCGAGGCGTGGAAGGAGTGCAACGGCGGACGGCTCGCTGCCACCGACTACTTCCCGCTCAACTGTGGCGCCACCCGCGGACCGCAGAAGGCCCAGTCCGGTTCCGACGGCGTCATGAACTACGTCAAGAGTGCGGGTTCCAACGGCTCGATCGCGATGGAGGAGTACTCCTACCCGCTCCAGGCGAACTTCCCCGTCGCCAAGGTGCTCAACAAGTCCGGCTACTACACGCTGCCGACGCAGTACAACGTCGCGGTGGCGCTGACGTCAGCGCAGATCAACGAGAACCCCGACGACCCCGACTACCTGACCCAGAAACTCGACCGGGTCTACGTCAACCCGGACAAGCGGACCTACCCGCTCTCGTCGTACGTGTACGCGATCATCCCCACCGCCGAGAACGACCCCCGCATGACGACCGCCAAGCGTCAGACCGTCGTGGACTTCCTCAAACACTCCATCTGCGAGGGCCAGTCCGAGATCGGTCCCATCGGTTACTCGCCGCTGCCGGTCAACCTCGTGCAGGCGTCGTTCAAGCAGGTCAACAAGCTCAAGCAGGCCGACGACGACGTCGAGTTCGACTCCTCGATCATCAGCAACGTCAAGAACTGCCACAACCCGACGTTCGTGCCCGGCCAGCCGAAGAAGAACTACCTGGCCCAGATCGCCCCGATGCCGGCCGACTGCGACAAGGTCGGACAGGGCCCGTGCGCGCCCGGCGTGGGTGCGACCAACTCCAACCCCCGTGACGGCAAGGTGCCCGACGCCACCCCCAAGGGTGGCAGCGGCGGCAAGAACGGTTCCCCGACGACGCCCGGCGCAGGCTCGCCGACGGCTCCCGGCGCTCCCGGCATCGGCGGTGCCGGCGGCACGGGAACCGACGAGGGCACGACCGGCACCGGGACCGGCGCAGACGGCGCAGCCCTCCCCGGTGACGTTCCTGCCGGCGACTCCCCCGACGCCGGGGTCGACGACCTCGGACTCGGCACCACCCAGGGCAGCACCGGGAACGGGCAGGCCGCACCGGTCGTCGCCACGACCCTGACCGCAGGGGAGGCCGCCACCGCGTCCCCCCAGCTCAAGGGCCTCCTCGTGGCCCTGCTGCTCGGATGCGTCCTCGCACCCGTCGTCGTCTCCCGCACCTCCGCCCGAGGACGTGCTGGCAGCGGCGGAGGTGCCCGATGA
- a CDS encoding iron-siderophore ABC transporter substrate-binding protein: MKIQSGRAGQPRRQQSPIVPSGGHSAGGSTRRHLIALAATLLVGSSLLSGCAAGSEEAQDAPTREVTDVEGTRMDVPVEPQRVVTLSEPTLDGALALGITPVGTVAGRGQSAAPAYLGDAAAEIPVLGTIANPDYEAIATADPDLILVDGTSINNAEVMGVLRKIAPTYYAGYAGGSWRATFGQVALALNQVEAGETVQDDYDAHVRDVAATLTDQADETFSIVRWQGGSASVILKELPAGMALEDLGLARPAGQDRRGRGHSEPVSLENLAEIDADHMFFGTLGGASEGNRDAGGASDAESARAALADAREVPGFSTLAAVRNDQVYVVDGSLWTSTGGPLLMRGLVDSVKENLS; the protein is encoded by the coding sequence GTGAAGATCCAGTCCGGCCGAGCAGGCCAGCCCCGACGCCAGCAGTCCCCGATCGTGCCCAGCGGGGGTCATTCTGCGGGCGGGAGCACCCGTCGACACCTGATCGCCCTGGCTGCGACTCTCCTCGTGGGGTCGTCGTTGCTCAGCGGTTGTGCAGCAGGGTCGGAGGAAGCCCAGGACGCCCCCACCCGTGAGGTCACCGACGTGGAGGGCACCCGCATGGACGTCCCGGTGGAACCGCAGCGTGTGGTCACCCTGAGCGAGCCGACGCTCGATGGAGCCCTGGCGCTGGGTATCACGCCGGTCGGCACCGTCGCCGGTCGTGGCCAGTCGGCGGCACCCGCCTACCTGGGAGACGCCGCAGCCGAGATCCCGGTCCTCGGCACCATCGCGAACCCCGACTACGAGGCCATCGCGACTGCCGACCCCGACCTGATCCTCGTGGACGGCACCAGCATCAACAACGCCGAGGTGATGGGAGTGCTGCGCAAGATCGCTCCCACCTACTACGCCGGGTACGCCGGCGGGAGTTGGCGGGCCACCTTTGGTCAGGTCGCCCTGGCCCTCAACCAGGTCGAGGCCGGCGAGACCGTCCAGGACGACTACGACGCCCACGTGCGCGACGTGGCCGCCACGCTCACCGACCAGGCCGACGAGACGTTCTCGATCGTGCGTTGGCAGGGAGGTTCGGCCTCGGTGATCCTCAAGGAACTGCCCGCCGGGATGGCGCTGGAGGACCTCGGACTCGCCCGACCCGCCGGCCAGGATCGCCGAGGACGCGGGCACAGTGAGCCGGTGTCCTTGGAGAACCTCGCCGAGATCGACGCCGACCACATGTTCTTCGGAACCCTCGGCGGAGCGTCGGAGGGGAACCGGGACGCAGGCGGCGCCAGCGACGCAGAGAGTGCCCGCGCGGCCCTGGCCGACGCCCGTGAAGTGCCCGGCTTCTCCACGCTCGCAGCAGTCAGGAACGACCAGGTGTACGTCGTGGACGGGTCCCTGTGGACGTCCACCGGAGGCCCGCTGCTCATGCGCGGACTCGTCGACTCGGTGAAGGAGAACCTCTCGTGA
- a CDS encoding FecCD family ABC transporter permease codes for MSTLERPPVPRPSDPIPVESRPRLDALWWRGETRGRPWSLLVARRSLVLALGCVLALAFLGTVALGAGEYAVAPDQVLAALVGRASDPLAGYFVVELRAPRAVAAVVVGTALGVSGALFQGVTRNPLGSPDIIGFTTGAATGALVQIIVFGVSGSAVGIGALAGGAATAAIVRLLVGRDGLGGPQLVLVGLGVGATLAALNTLLVVRASLESAQIAATWLAGSLTTMLWPKVLVAGVCVLALLGCLAPVARGLQQLVVGEEAARATGVDVTRVRSVAVVVGVALVSVAVALTGPIAFVALAAPQIARRLAGRSSPGLVCSALVGAVIVLGADLLAQHAVAGREYAVGVVTGALGGVYLIALLTLERKKR; via the coding sequence GTGAGCACGCTCGAACGTCCGCCGGTTCCCCGGCCGTCCGACCCGATCCCTGTCGAGTCCCGTCCTCGTCTCGATGCCCTCTGGTGGCGCGGCGAGACCCGGGGGAGACCGTGGTCGCTGCTGGTGGCACGCCGATCGCTGGTGCTCGCTCTGGGATGCGTGCTGGCGCTGGCCTTCCTGGGCACGGTCGCACTCGGAGCCGGCGAGTACGCCGTGGCCCCCGACCAGGTGCTCGCCGCGCTCGTGGGGCGTGCGAGTGATCCCTTGGCCGGGTACTTCGTCGTCGAACTGCGGGCTCCTCGTGCTGTCGCGGCGGTGGTCGTGGGGACAGCGCTCGGGGTCTCAGGTGCCCTGTTCCAGGGAGTCACTCGCAACCCACTGGGCAGCCCCGACATCATCGGCTTCACCACTGGTGCCGCAACCGGCGCCTTGGTCCAGATCATCGTGTTCGGCGTCTCGGGCTCGGCCGTCGGCATCGGTGCGCTCGCGGGAGGTGCAGCGACCGCCGCGATCGTCCGACTTCTCGTGGGACGCGACGGACTGGGCGGTCCGCAACTGGTGCTCGTCGGTCTGGGGGTGGGTGCCACCCTGGCCGCGCTGAACACGCTGCTGGTCGTGCGCGCCTCGTTGGAGTCCGCGCAGATCGCGGCCACCTGGCTGGCCGGCAGCCTCACCACGATGCTGTGGCCCAAGGTCCTGGTGGCGGGCGTGTGCGTCCTCGCGCTGCTCGGATGCCTGGCGCCGGTCGCGCGCGGACTGCAGCAGCTCGTCGTGGGCGAGGAAGCAGCCCGGGCCACCGGCGTCGACGTGACCCGGGTACGCAGCGTCGCCGTCGTCGTCGGCGTGGCACTGGTCAGCGTCGCCGTGGCACTGACCGGCCCCATCGCCTTCGTGGCTCTCGCAGCACCCCAGATCGCCCGACGTCTGGCCGGACGCAGCAGCCCCGGTCTCGTCTGCTCGGCGCTGGTCGGAGCGGTCATCGTCCTCGGCGCTGACCTCCTGGCCCAGCACGCTGTCGCCGGACGTGAGTACGCCGTGGGTGTCGTGACCGGCGCACTCGGCGGCGTCTACCTGATCGCTCTCCTGACTCTCGAACGGAAGAAACGATGA
- a CDS encoding ABC transporter ATP-binding protein: protein MGYRDRAVVDGLGLDVPTGAMTVVVGPNACGKSTLLKALARMVPASAGQVLVDGRPHTEFGAKELARVLGMLPQSATAPDGMSVADLVARGRFPWQGLLRQWSPADARAVDEAMRAAGVEELAERRVEELSGGQRQRAWLAMALAQETPLLLLDEPTTYLDIAHQLEVLELSRRLARAGRTVVVVLHELHLAFRYADHLVVMKDGRIVAQGDPREIVDAELVEEVYDVPCRILVDPLSRTPIVVPLVGTSQQVGAAP, encoded by the coding sequence GTGGGGTACCGCGACCGCGCGGTCGTCGACGGTCTCGGCCTCGACGTCCCGACCGGTGCGATGACGGTGGTGGTCGGCCCCAACGCCTGCGGCAAGTCGACGCTGTTGAAGGCGCTGGCGCGGATGGTTCCGGCGAGCGCCGGGCAGGTCCTCGTCGACGGTCGCCCCCACACCGAGTTCGGCGCCAAGGAGTTGGCGCGGGTCCTGGGCATGCTGCCCCAGAGTGCCACCGCACCCGACGGGATGTCGGTCGCCGACCTCGTCGCCCGCGGGAGGTTCCCGTGGCAGGGCTTGCTGCGTCAGTGGTCGCCGGCAGACGCCCGGGCCGTGGACGAAGCGATGCGTGCCGCCGGGGTGGAGGAACTGGCCGAGCGTCGGGTCGAAGAACTCTCTGGCGGCCAGCGACAACGTGCGTGGCTGGCGATGGCACTGGCGCAGGAGACGCCGTTGCTGCTGCTCGACGAACCCACCACGTACCTCGACATCGCGCACCAGCTCGAGGTTCTCGAACTCTCCCGACGCCTGGCGCGGGCGGGGCGGACAGTTGTCGTCGTCCTGCACGAACTGCACCTCGCCTTCCGCTACGCCGACCATCTGGTGGTGATGAAGGACGGCCGGATCGTGGCGCAGGGTGACCCGCGCGAGATCGTCGACGCCGAGCTGGTCGAGGAGGTCTACGACGTTCCGTGCCGGATCCTGGTCGACCCGCTGAGCAGGACCCCGATCGTGGTGCCGTTGGTGGGCACCAGCCAGCAGGTGGGGGCAGCGCCATGA